In the genome of Bryobacteraceae bacterium, one region contains:
- a CDS encoding DUF3455 domain-containing protein gives MTKTFQRLITANVIAFSFAAAAQAQNGLIQAPPAPANLQVPSGNSIYLKGQAEGTQNYVCAASASGPQWKPMGPQATLFVTFPWINGQGKQQITTHFLSANPAEGGTPRPSWQGSLDTSMVWGNPIANSTDPAYVAPGAVAWLLVQAVGTQAGPMGGKMLSETTYIQRLNTSGGVAPATGCDAASYGKVALAPYTTDYYFYRASRR, from the coding sequence ATGACCAAGACTTTCCAACGCCTGATCACAGCGAACGTGATCGCTTTCTCCTTCGCCGCCGCCGCGCAGGCCCAGAACGGGCTCATCCAGGCGCCGCCGGCGCCTGCGAACCTGCAAGTTCCTTCCGGCAACTCCATCTACCTCAAAGGCCAGGCCGAAGGCACACAGAACTACGTTTGCGCGGCTAGCGCGAGCGGCCCGCAGTGGAAGCCGATGGGACCACAGGCGACGTTGTTCGTGACGTTCCCGTGGATCAACGGGCAGGGCAAGCAACAGATCACCACGCATTTTCTGAGCGCGAATCCGGCGGAGGGCGGAACGCCGCGGCCGTCCTGGCAAGGCTCGCTCGATACGAGTATGGTCTGGGGTAACCCGATCGCGAATTCCACGGATCCCGCGTACGTGGCGCCGGGGGCCGTGGCGTGGCTGCTGGTGCAGGCAGTGGGAACGCAGGCCGGTCCGATGGGAGGCAAGATGCTCTCCGAGACGACATACATTCAGCGGCTGAACACATCGGGAGGCGTGGCGCCGGCGACGGGCTGCGACGCCGCGTCGTACGGCAAGGTGGCGCTAGCGCCCTACACCACCGACTATTACTTCTACCGGGCGAGCCGTCGTTGA
- a CDS encoding sigma-70 family RNA polymerase sigma factor: MSPDTLPELLDRLRGGDESAVGDLTPALYSELRRIASRHLRGERPNHTLQPTALVHEAYLKLSGSPERAYNGEPHFLAVASRVMRQVLVDHARSRNARKRKGRSGAAPNDDNLAACATSDQDRFARIPQKRQNEWSANLELGGENEVELVDLIELDSAIEALAADNQKLARLVEMRYFGGMTAEESAEALGISAHIVRHDLRFAHAWLRRRLSGK; encoded by the coding sequence ATGAGCCCTGACACCCTGCCGGAACTGCTTGACCGGTTACGCGGCGGAGACGAATCCGCCGTCGGTGACCTCACGCCGGCGCTCTATTCGGAACTCCGCCGCATCGCCTCGCGTCATTTGAGAGGCGAGCGCCCCAATCACACACTGCAGCCCACCGCGTTGGTCCACGAGGCCTACCTGAAACTTTCGGGTTCGCCCGAACGGGCCTACAACGGTGAGCCACACTTTCTCGCCGTCGCCTCGCGCGTCATGCGCCAGGTCCTCGTCGATCACGCCCGCTCGCGCAACGCTCGGAAGCGCAAAGGCCGCTCCGGCGCTGCTCCGAACGACGACAACCTCGCCGCGTGCGCAACGTCGGATCAAGACCGTTTTGCGCGAATACCTCAAAAGCGTCAGAACGAGTGGTCGGCCAACCTGGAGTTGGGCGGCGAAAACGAAGTGGAACTCGTCGACCTCATCGAACTCGATTCCGCCATCGAAGCTCTCGCCGCGGACAACCAGAAGCTGGCGCGCCTGGTGGAGATGCGCTACTTCGGCGGAATGACCGCGGAGGAATCCGCCGAGGCGCTCGGCATTTCGGCCCACATCGTGCGTCACGATCTGCGCTTCGCGCACGCCTGGCTGCGGCGCCGCCTCTCGGGGAAATAA
- a CDS encoding carboxypeptidase-like regulatory domain-containing protein, with protein sequence MYNLLRATGLCVIACAAAYAQSSGTIQGVVADNSGAVIPGAAVIVKNLDTGVENRAATNAVGFYTVPALNPGRYSVQCTAQGFAPKEFPGLRLEVQQTARIDCQLNIGTVAETVEVSAAAQLIQSEKTEVGQVIDSKRIVEMPLNGRNYLQLARFTVGVLPSRQFGKGTRQDGENGGEGGFLAVGMHAAQNNILLDGSDNTSRNSGGALGFQQQATKPSVDSVGEFKVVTNNTSAEYGYRMGAKVIVSTKSGTNDLHGSAFHFLRNDKLDATNFFANRSGAAKPSYRLNQFGATLGGPIQRNKMFFFGSFQGTRIRLGKSFTSTVPSASIVDQGNFNNQPNPTREIYDPLTQTGAGVNLTRQAFPNFTIPRSRFDPVSAAVAAVYPRPNIPGRENLPNNFFFSPSDTDDFDQYDVKWDYNVTDNHRTFVRYSYRNQFTYQNGPLPAPAVGGTGQTVDLPGHNLAWSLNSTIGSTMFNEVRFGYTFFPTVFDIPITENLQSQFGIKGAPGDNLNDGRDNGYALFVPGDGFSQLGPRAFWPNFNDLKNYQIGDNLTFVRGRHTVKVGGEWRQSTVPRDPSRFRRGQFNFSGDYTTQQPNVAASRARTGNGMADLLLGMAQNETWGFPNGETTRVPYLGLFMQDDFKLSSKLTLNLGMRYELFFPPRFPNPEKQTVSRFLTEINGRASDPREFLALNRGGFGESDYLPLFTTPRNGGDCGCILDKNNIAPRFGLAYRMSDRTVIRAGAGMYYGEHDNAQSEAGRFFTGAPLANEFNAPQGRETTTLLVRNGFAPVTPEGFPRSGLSVATSRDFLPQPYAYQWFFDFQQELAGDILFTLGYQGTGARQLFYGININQPQTPDPVVPNNQRFRRPFFNGVTESNAGDNTSYNALTLKAEKRFSRGFTFLSSFTWSHNLDYGDENLQQGNGSTLFTYNRRFDRGNASLDRRLAFVTSAVWEVPFGKGRAHVTSGPAAWVLGGWQVGGILSLLGGTPDSHTINQNTTNVGGANRGDLLRNPNLPRGDRTIDRWFDTTAVAPGKLGQFDNAGRNLIVGPPTYNFDFSLNRNFLMPWEGHYLQFRFESFNFTNTPAFGRPNLAYGTAAVGTINSADEPRRIQFGLKYVF encoded by the coding sequence ATGTACAATCTACTCCGCGCCACCGGTCTTTGTGTGATCGCGTGCGCCGCGGCATACGCGCAATCGAGCGGCACCATCCAGGGCGTGGTGGCCGACAACTCCGGAGCCGTGATTCCGGGGGCCGCCGTGATCGTGAAGAACCTGGACACGGGGGTGGAGAACCGGGCGGCTACGAACGCCGTTGGGTTCTATACGGTTCCGGCGCTGAACCCGGGCCGTTACTCGGTGCAATGCACGGCGCAGGGCTTCGCGCCGAAGGAGTTCCCCGGCCTGCGGCTGGAAGTGCAGCAGACGGCCCGCATCGATTGCCAGTTGAACATTGGAACGGTGGCCGAGACGGTGGAGGTATCGGCGGCGGCGCAGTTGATCCAATCCGAGAAGACCGAAGTGGGCCAGGTGATCGATTCCAAGCGCATCGTGGAGATGCCGCTGAACGGCCGCAACTACCTGCAGCTTGCGCGATTCACGGTGGGGGTGCTGCCTTCGCGGCAGTTCGGCAAGGGCACGCGGCAGGATGGCGAAAACGGCGGTGAGGGCGGATTTCTCGCGGTCGGCATGCACGCGGCGCAGAACAACATTCTGCTCGACGGCTCCGACAATACGTCGCGCAACTCGGGCGGCGCGCTTGGATTCCAGCAGCAGGCGACGAAGCCTTCGGTGGACTCGGTGGGCGAGTTCAAGGTAGTGACCAACAACACGTCCGCGGAGTACGGATACCGGATGGGCGCCAAGGTGATCGTCTCGACGAAGTCAGGCACAAACGATCTGCACGGCAGCGCGTTTCACTTTCTGCGCAACGACAAGCTCGACGCCACCAACTTCTTCGCCAACCGCTCCGGAGCGGCGAAGCCCTCGTACCGGTTGAACCAGTTCGGGGCGACGCTCGGCGGGCCGATTCAGCGAAACAAGATGTTTTTCTTCGGGAGCTTTCAGGGCACGCGCATCCGGCTGGGGAAGAGCTTTACCTCGACGGTGCCGAGCGCGTCCATCGTCGATCAGGGCAACTTCAACAATCAGCCGAACCCGACGCGCGAGATCTACGACCCGCTGACGCAGACCGGCGCCGGAGTGAACCTGACGCGGCAGGCGTTCCCGAACTTCACGATTCCGCGGTCGCGTTTTGACCCCGTCTCGGCCGCTGTGGCGGCGGTGTATCCGCGTCCGAACATCCCGGGCCGGGAGAATCTGCCGAACAACTTCTTCTTCTCGCCTTCCGACACGGACGACTTCGACCAGTACGACGTGAAGTGGGATTACAACGTCACCGACAACCACCGCACGTTCGTCCGTTACTCTTACCGCAACCAGTTCACGTACCAGAACGGGCCGCTGCCGGCGCCGGCGGTGGGCGGAACGGGACAGACGGTGGATCTGCCGGGGCACAATCTGGCGTGGTCCTTGAACTCCACGATCGGCTCCACGATGTTCAACGAAGTGCGGTTCGGGTACACGTTCTTCCCGACGGTGTTCGATATTCCGATTACGGAGAACCTGCAATCGCAGTTCGGCATCAAGGGAGCGCCGGGCGATAACCTGAACGACGGCCGCGACAACGGGTACGCGCTGTTCGTGCCGGGTGATGGCTTTTCGCAGCTTGGTCCGCGGGCGTTCTGGCCGAACTTCAACGACCTGAAGAACTACCAGATCGGCGACAACCTGACGTTCGTCCGCGGGCGGCACACGGTGAAGGTGGGCGGCGAGTGGCGGCAATCCACGGTGCCGCGCGATCCTTCGCGCTTCCGGCGCGGGCAGTTCAATTTCAGCGGCGACTACACCACGCAGCAGCCGAACGTGGCGGCGTCTCGCGCGCGCACCGGCAACGGCATGGCGGACCTGTTGCTCGGCATGGCGCAGAACGAGACCTGGGGCTTTCCGAACGGAGAGACGACGCGGGTGCCTTATCTCGGCCTGTTCATGCAGGATGACTTCAAGCTGAGCTCGAAGCTGACTCTCAATCTCGGGATGCGCTACGAGTTGTTCTTCCCGCCGCGATTCCCGAATCCGGAGAAGCAGACGGTTTCGCGATTCCTCACCGAGATCAATGGGCGGGCATCGGACCCGCGCGAATTCCTGGCGCTGAATCGCGGAGGCTTTGGCGAGTCCGACTACCTGCCGCTATTCACAACGCCGCGCAACGGCGGCGATTGCGGCTGCATCCTGGACAAGAACAACATCGCGCCGCGATTCGGGCTGGCGTACCGGATGAGCGACAGGACCGTGATCCGGGCGGGCGCGGGCATGTACTACGGCGAGCACGACAACGCGCAATCGGAGGCCGGACGCTTCTTCACCGGAGCGCCGCTGGCCAACGAGTTCAACGCGCCGCAGGGCCGCGAGACGACGACGCTGCTGGTGCGAAACGGCTTCGCGCCGGTGACGCCCGAGGGCTTTCCGCGCTCCGGCCTGAGCGTGGCCACGTCGCGCGACTTCCTGCCGCAACCCTACGCCTACCAGTGGTTCTTCGACTTCCAGCAGGAGCTGGCCGGCGACATCCTGTTCACGCTGGGCTACCAGGGCACGGGCGCGCGGCAGTTGTTCTACGGCATCAATATCAACCAGCCGCAAACGCCGGACCCGGTGGTTCCGAACAACCAGCGTTTCCGCCGGCCGTTCTTCAACGGCGTAACCGAATCGAACGCCGGCGACAACACGAGCTACAACGCCCTCACGCTGAAGGCCGAGAAACGGTTCTCGCGCGGGTTCACGTTCCTGAGTTCATTCACGTGGTCTCACAACCTGGATTACGGCGACGAGAACCTGCAGCAGGGCAACGGCAGCACACTGTTCACCTACAACCGGCGGTTCGATCGCGGGAACGCCTCGCTCGACCGGCGTTTGGCGTTTGTCACGAGCGCCGTGTGGGAAGTGCCGTTCGGGAAGGGGCGCGCGCACGTGACTTCCGGTCCGGCGGCATGGGTGCTGGGCGGATGGCAGGTGGGCGGCATTCTGTCCCTGCTTGGCGGGACGCCCGATTCGCACACGATCAACCAGAACACGACGAACGTCGGCGGCGCCAACCGCGGCGACCTTTTGCGCAACCCGAACCTGCCGCGCGGGGACCGCACGATCGACCGGTGGTTCGACACGACGGCCGTGGCGCCGGGCAAGCTCGGGCAGTTCGACAACGCGGGGCGGAACCTGATCGTGGGTCCGCCGACGTATAACTTCGATTTCTCTCTCAACCGGAATTTCCTCATGCCGTGGGAGGGACACTATCTGCAGTTCCGGTTCGAATCCTTCAACTTCACGAACACCCCGGCGTTCGGGCGCCCGAACCTGGCCTACGGGACGGCGGCGGTTGGCACGATCAACTCGGCGGACGAGCCCAGGCGAATTCAGTTCGGGCTGAAGTACGTCTTTTAG
- a CDS encoding homoserine O-acetyltransferase produces the protein MIVDTQHVRFDSLRLDSGAVLAPVDIAYQTYGQLNETRSNAILIVHAFSGDAHAAGIGRESGKPGWWDSMIGPGKGFDTDRYFVICSNVLGGCRGTTGPGSVNPATGKPFAMSFPWISISDMVRLQKRLVEHLGIEKLLAVAGGSMGGMQALEWAVAYPDSLAASIPIASTARHSAMQIAFNEVGRQAIMADPDWKNGEYHGSDPPRRGLAVARMVGHITYMSDESMREKFGRRLRGKDQPTPDLEADFEVESYLRYRGAQFVDRFDANSYLYITKAMDNFDLAAGGALGAALERTKSRFLVISFTSDWLYPTYQSLEIVNALRTRNRDVAYCELPSNYGHDAFLVEVAEQTELLRGFLARTLREAAK, from the coding sequence TTGATCGTCGACACACAGCATGTCCGTTTTGACTCGCTTCGGCTGGACTCCGGCGCCGTCCTCGCCCCTGTCGACATCGCCTACCAGACCTACGGCCAACTCAACGAAACCCGTTCCAACGCCATCCTGATCGTCCACGCCTTTTCCGGCGACGCCCACGCCGCGGGAATCGGCCGCGAGTCCGGCAAGCCCGGCTGGTGGGACTCCATGATCGGTCCCGGTAAAGGCTTCGACACGGACCGCTACTTCGTCATCTGCTCCAACGTTCTCGGCGGCTGCCGCGGCACCACCGGTCCCGGCTCGGTAAATCCCGCCACCGGCAAGCCCTTCGCGATGTCGTTCCCCTGGATCTCCATTTCCGACATGGTTCGCCTGCAGAAGCGGCTCGTCGAGCACCTCGGAATCGAAAAGCTCCTCGCCGTCGCCGGCGGGTCCATGGGCGGGATGCAGGCGCTCGAGTGGGCTGTCGCCTATCCTGATTCGCTCGCCGCGTCGATCCCCATTGCTTCCACCGCCCGGCACAGCGCCATGCAGATCGCGTTCAACGAGGTGGGCCGTCAGGCGATCATGGCGGACCCGGACTGGAAAAACGGCGAATACCACGGCTCGGATCCGCCCCGGCGCGGCTTGGCCGTCGCGCGCATGGTGGGCCACATCACCTACATGAGCGACGAGTCCATGCGCGAAAAGTTCGGGCGCCGCCTCCGAGGGAAAGACCAGCCGACCCCGGACCTCGAAGCCGACTTCGAAGTGGAAAGCTACCTCCGCTACCGCGGAGCGCAGTTCGTGGACCGCTTCGACGCCAACTCCTACCTCTACATCACAAAGGCGATGGACAATTTCGACCTCGCAGCCGGCGGAGCCCTCGGCGCCGCGCTTGAGCGCACCAAGTCGCGATTCCTCGTGATCAGCTTCACCTCGGACTGGCTCTATCCCACGTATCAATCCCTCGAAATCGTGAACGCGCTCCGCACCCGCAACCGCGACGTCGCCTACTGCGAACTCCCCTCGAACTACGGCCACGACGCATTCCTCGTCGAGGTCGCCGAACAGACCGAACTCCTGCGCGGGTTTCTGGCCCGCACCTTGCGGGAGGCGGCCAAGTGA
- the metW gene encoding methionine biosynthesis protein MetW: MTLAAEHGRAIVRNVLGRSDYAIIGELIEPGSRVLDLGCGDAELLDWLVENKRVEGRGIEMSGAKVQKAIARGLSVYQGDLEKSLADYPDATFDYIILSQTLQQTAHPLYVLRQMLRVGRKAIIGFPNFGHWRVRWSHLVSGRAPRTELFPYEWYDSPNIHFLTVDDFQALVNKEAWTVDRRILLAGDSRPELLGNLRAEIAIYVLHK, from the coding sequence GTGACGCTCGCCGCCGAACACGGCCGGGCCATCGTCCGCAACGTGCTCGGCCGATCCGACTACGCCATCATCGGCGAACTGATCGAACCCGGCAGCCGCGTGCTCGACCTCGGCTGCGGCGACGCCGAACTCCTCGATTGGCTGGTCGAGAACAAACGCGTCGAAGGGCGCGGCATCGAGATGAGCGGAGCGAAAGTGCAGAAAGCCATCGCACGCGGGCTATCGGTTTATCAGGGCGATCTCGAAAAAAGCCTTGCCGATTACCCTGACGCCACCTTCGACTACATCATCCTCAGCCAGACGCTCCAGCAAACCGCGCATCCTTTATATGTCCTCCGCCAGATGCTGCGCGTCGGCCGAAAAGCGATCATCGGCTTTCCGAACTTCGGCCATTGGCGCGTACGCTGGTCCCACCTCGTGAGCGGCCGCGCACCTCGCACCGAGTTGTTCCCCTACGAGTGGTACGACTCGCCGAACATCCACTTTCTCACCGTGGACGACTTCCAGGCGCTCGTCAACAAAGAAGCCTGGACGGTGGACCGCCGTATCCTGCTCGCCGGAGATTCGCGCCCGGAGTTACTCGGCAACCTTCGGGCCGAGATCGCCATCTACGTCCTGCACAAATAG